GGAAAACGGTGTCTGGTATCGGTGGGATGATCGCGACAACGCTTGGAAAGCGGAAGACGGCATCGGCGGCCTTTTGCCCGACGGCAGTTTTTACGCTGCCGACGATGGCGGCAAGAACGGGATGATTTTCGGGAAAAGGCTCCTCTTCCAGCTCCCCGGCGATCGTCTCGCACTCGCCCATGTCTCGTTCGACGCAGGAGGCGAACTCTATTCCCGCGCATGGGTCGAAAGCACACCCTTCGGCAGCGGTGACAGCAATGGCAATGGCGGCGGAAACAGCGGTGGAGGTGAAGGCGGAGGAGGCGGAGGTGCCCCCGTGCTCCCCGCGCTGGCCTTGCTCGCTGCGCTCCTTGCCCTGCGGGTCCGCAAAAAATAGGAGCGCGGGCATGGCAACCCGTGGGTGCGATTCGAAGTGGTGCCAGAATCAAAAGGGATAAGGAAAAACGCTTGCGCGGGAGCGGCGGCGTCCCGCCGCCGGACGCGAGCAATGCGAGCGCCCGTTCACATGCAGGTTTTCGCGCATCCAATCGCAAATGGGCGAGGCTTCGCCTCGTCCGGCGGCGGGACGCCGCCGCTCCGTGCGCAAGCGTCCCTTGATGGCACGACTTTGAATCGCACCCAAAACCCGCCCGTGCCGGAAATTTGAGTTTGCCACCCGCGGGGCACGGCGGATTGTCTCAACCCTCACGTTCATTTTTCAACCAGCACCCAAAACCATCACCACATCGCCATGGCCGAACTCGTAGGAAACGTCTTGGTGGGCCAGTCCGGAGGCCCCACCGCCGTCATTAATGCCAGCATCGCCGGAGTCGTCTCCGAGGCGCTCAACCACGAGTGCATCGAGGAAATTTACGGCTCGCTCAACGGCGTGCTCGGAATCCTCAACGAGGAATTCGTCGATCTCGCCTCCGAGTCGCAGCAGACCATCCGCGGACTCCGCCACACGCCCGGCGCCGCCCTCGGCACCTGCCGTTACAAGCTCAAGAAAATCCAGGACTTCGAGCGCGTCCTCGAAGTTTTCAAGGCCCACAATATCCGCTATTTCTTCTACGCCGGCGGCAACGACTCGCAGGACACCGCCGACAAAATCTCCAAGCTCGCGCAGGAACAGGGCTATGACCTCCGCGTCATCGGCATCCCGAAGACCATCGACAACGACCTCCCCGTGACCGACCACTGCCCCGGCTACGGCTCCGTCATCAAATACATTTGCACCACCGTCCGCGAAGTCGCCTGCGACAACGAGGCCATGGGCCAGGGCGACCTCGTGCAGATCGTCGAGGTCATGGGCCGCAACGCCGGCTGGATCGCCGCCGGCGCCGCGCTCGCCAAGCGCCGCGACCACCCGCACGACCCGCCGCACCTCATCTACCTCCCCGAGGTGGCCTTCACCACCGAGAAATTCGTCGCCGACGTGCAGCGCGTGCTCAAGCGCGAGAAATACTGCCTCATCGTCGTCGGCGAGGGCTTGGTCGACCCCGACGGCAACTACATCTCCGCCGATGACAAGACCGACGCCTTCGGCCACGCCCAGCTCGGCGGCGCCGCCGAGTATCTCCAAAGCCTCGTCGAGCAAAACCTCCCGGGCGTGAAGGCCCGCACCGTGAAGCTCGGCATGGCCCAGCGCGCCGCCGCCCACGCCGGTTCGAAAGCCGACGCCGACGAGGGCTTCCTCGCCGGCCAGGCCGCCGTGAAAGCCGCCGTGCTCGAAGCCGAGACCGACAAGATGGTCACGCTCGTCCGCGGCGACACCGATCACTATAGCTGCGAGACCGGCCTCGCCCCGCTCGCCGACATCGCCAACGGGGTCAAGAAACTCCCCCGCGAGTGGATCAACGAGGACGGCGTGAGCATGAGCCACCAATTCGTGCGCTACGCCCAGCCCCTCATCCAGGGCGAGACGGCGGTCCCGCACGAAAACGGCCTCCCCGTTTACGCCAAGCTCGACAAGGTCCGCGTGGACAAGCTCCTCACGCCCTACGAGGTCTGAGCCTGGGGTCGCAGTTTCAATTTCATTGATTTCAATCACCAAACCGCCCGTCGATCGGGCGGTTTTTTCGTTTCGTCCGGCGTGGCCGCCAGCAGGGACATGGCGCTTGGCCTTATCGCGCCTGTCTTCGGCAGGGGAATTCCCAATGATATAGTGTTTTCATTTAACAGTGGCGCGGCAGCGCCGGTAGGGCGAAGCCTCCGGCTGAGCCGAGGCTCGGCGGGGACGCCTCGCCCTACCTTTTGGGCCAAGGTTGAGAGAAAATACTATAATTGGTTTTGGAGTCCACTTCCGGACGAATGGACGGGTCCCTCCGGAAGAAGAGCCATTCTCGATCATAAATGGCCTGAAGCCGGACGATGGATAGGGCTACAGCAGCGCGCCGATCTGCTCGAAATACAGGTCCACCCAGCGGTGCAGCACGAGGAAATACAGCAGCGCGCCCGCCGCCAGCATCGGGCCGTAGGGCACGTGCGCGCCCATGCCGATCTCGGCGGGCTCGTCGCCGGGTTCGAGCGCCTTGACCTGCACTTTCCTGCCGCGGATTTTTCCCCACGCGAGCGCGAGGACGAACCACGCCGAACCGAGCAGCGCGCCGCCGAAAATCGCCACCACCGCCCCCTGCCAGCCGCAGAACGCCCCGATCGCACCGAGGAATTTCACGTCGCCGAAGCCCATCGCCTCCTTCCGCAAAACCGCCTCCGCGATGAGCGCGATCCACAGGATGAGCGCCGAGCCGATGAGCAGGCCCTTGAGCGCGATGACGCCGGAGCGCAGCGCCGCGACGATGAAAATCTCGTGCGCCTGCCCGTGCAGCGACGGCACCGCGCAGGCCAGGATCACGCCGGCCACGCCGAGCCCGATGGTGAACACGTCGGGGATCTCGAAGTGGTCCAAGTCGATGAACGTGGCGCAGATCAGCGCGCTCACAAAGAGCATCCCGCAAAGCGCCTTGGCCGGCGGAAACAGGAGCCAGCAGGCCAGAAACAACAGCGCCGTGAGCGCCTCGATGGCCGGGTAACGGAACGAATAGGGCCGCCCGCAGCAGCGCGCCCGCCCGCGCAGGATGAACCAGCTCAGGATCGGTATGTTGTCGAACCACGCGATGGGTTTCCCGCACGCGCAATGCGAGCCGGGCCGCACCACGGATTGCCCAGCCGGGATGCGGTAGATGCAGACATTGAGGAAGCTGCCGACGCACGCCCCGAACAGGAAAACCGCCGCCGGGAAAAACCACGGCATGGAAGTGGAGAGGGTGGAGTAAAGGGAACTCATGGTGCGGATGCCGGCATTGCCGCAAATGACGGCGCGCCCCCGGACGGTTGTCAAAGTCCGAAAAGCATCCCCGGCGGCGCGGGGAGTGGCCCCAGGCGGCGGCATTTTGGCTGTTTTTCCGTTGGCGAAAACGCGCGCGCTTGGTCTAACTGGCGGCTTGCCGTGATGACCAAGAAAAAATCCGCCGCCGTTGATAACAACAATAACAGGAGCGCGGGCATTCCTGCCCGCGTCGTCGCGGACAAGTTCCGAGCGGAGCGAGAAGCCTGCCATGTCCGCGCTCCCGTTTCCTCCGACGCCGCCACGATCCCGAACGTCCTCGCCGAGCGTTACGCCTCGCCCGCGCTGAAGGCCGTCTGGTCGCCCGCCGGGCGCATCGGCATCGAGCGCGATTTCTGGATCGCCGTGATGAAGGCGCAGCGCGATCTCGGCGTCGCGATTCCCGCGCAGGCCATCGCCGACTACGAGCGCGTGAAAGGCGACATCAACCTCGCCCGCATCGCGGAACGCGAGCGCCTCACCCTGCACGACGTGAAGGCGCGCATCGAGGAGTTTTCCGGGCTGGCGGGGCACGAGTGCATCCATCTGGGCCTGACCAGCCGCGACCTCACCGAGAACGTCGAGCAGCTCCAGGTGCACCGCTCGCTCGGCGTCGTGCGCATGAAGGCCGCCGCCGCGCTCCTCGCGCTGGCGAAACAGGCGCGCGCGCACCGCGCGCTCATGCTCACCGGCCGCACGCACAATGTCCCCGCGCAGCCCACGACGCTCGGCAAGCGCCTCGCGATGTTCGGGCAGGAGCTGCTGGCGGCGTTCACGCGCATCGACGAGCTTGCGGCGCGTTATCCCGTGCGCGGCCTGAAGGGCGCGGTCGGCACGCAGCTCGACCAGCTCACGCTTCTCGGCGGCAGCGCGGCCAAGGTCGCGAGGCTGGAGGCGCGCGTGGTGAAACACCTCGGCTTCAAGACACCGCTCTTCGCGGTCGGGCAGGTTTACCCGCGCTCGCTCGACTTCGAGGTCGTGTCGGCGCTGCACCAGCTCGCCGCCGCCGCCGCGAGTTTCGCCACCACGCTGCGCCTCATGGCCGGGCAGGGACTGCTCACCGAAGGCTTCCAGAAGGGCCAGGTCGGCTCGTCCGCCATGCCACACAAGGTCAACGCGCGCAACTGCGAGCGCATTTGCGGCTTTGCGACGATTCTCAGCGGCTACGTGACGATGACCGGCGCGCTCGCCGGGCACCAGTGGAACGAGGGCGACGTGTCATGCTCGGTCGTGCGCCGCGTGGCGCTGCCGGACGCGTTTTTCGCCATCGACGGGTTGCTCGAAACCTACCTCACGGTGCTGCGGCAGATGGAAATCTTTCCGGCGGCCATCGCGGCGGAAAACACCCGCAACCTCCCCTTCCTCGCCACGACCACGATCCTCATGGAGGCGGTCAAGGCCGGCGCGGGCCGCGAGACCGCGCACGAGGCGATCAAGGAGCACGCGCTCGCCGCCGCCAAGGCGATGCGCTCGGGCGGCGACGCCGACCTCGTCGGACGCCTCGCCGGCGATGCGCGCCTGAAACTCACGCGCGCCAAACTCGAAGCGATCCTTTCCGAGGGCAGCCGTTTTGTCGGCGCGGCCCCGCAGCAGGTGGACATGTTCGTCGCCGAGGCGCGCCGCGCCGCCGCCAAGGTAAAAGGCGCCGCGGGCTACCAGCCGGGACGGCTGCTGTGATGGCGCCGCCGATTTCGTAGGGCGCGACCTTGCGTCGCGCCGCGCATGACGGGAAACGGTTCGCAGTCGGTGCCGGTGCCGGCGCGGTGTTCGCGGCCTGACACGAGGTCAGGCCCTACAAAATGGCGCCGGCGGCGGCTCAACCGAAACGTTTTGGGAAACGGCGGAACAATTCGTCCACGCCGCGCGCGAAGGCCGATTCCGGCGGACCCTCCGGGGCGGCGAAGGTCGCCGCCGCCCTTGCGTCCGGGGTGCCGTGCGGCATGGCGACCGACACGCCCGCCCATTGAAAGAGCGGCACGTCGTTGTCGCCGTCGCCAAAACCCAGCGCGTCCGCGGCATCCACGCCGAGATGCGCCGCCAGCGAGGCCATGGCCGCGCCCTTGGTCGCCTCGGGCGGGACAAACTCCAGCATGCGCGCGCTGGTGCGCACCTTCGTCGCATGCGTCCGCGCCAGCGAGGGGGCCGCGAACGCGCGGTCGATGGCCTCGGGCTCGGCATCCCAGACGAGCTTGAAAATCTTTCGCTCCAGCAACCCGGCCTCGTCCACCCGCACGACGCGGCGCCCGGCCAGTTCCTCGTAATGCCGGAGCGCCGGCCCTTCCGATTCCAGCTTGCACGCAAACACATCGTTGTCGGAATAAACCACCACCGCGAACCCCCAGGCGCGTCCGAGTGCCAGCGCCTCGCGGGCGTGCTCCGCCGCCAAAAACCGTTGCTCCAGCACGCGGCCGCGCGCCAGGTCCGACACTTCCCCGCCCTGCGCGGACACCAGCCAGCGAATGCCGCCCAGCGATTCGGCATAAGGGCGGATGGTGTGGTGATGCCGCCCCGAGGCCGGCACGACCTCCACCCCCGCCGCTTGCAGGCGCGCCACAGCCCGCCGGTTTTCGTCCCCGATACGCGAGTCCGGTCCGAGCAAGGTTCCATCGAGATCAATCGCAGCCAGCCTGAATTTGCCTGATTTTGCTTGTTTCATATCAATATTTCAGCCAATTTTGGCCGAAAATCAGCTTTTTCAAGCAAAATAATGCAATAACACGCATAAACAGGCAAATCCGAAGACAAATATGCTCACCCAAGAACGTCATGCTTTCATCATGGAGAAGCTCGTCACGGCAGGGCGTGTGCTTTCGTCGGAACTCAGCGGCGAGCTGGGTGTTTCGGAAGACACGATCCGCCGCGACCTGCGGCAGCTCTCCGCCTCGGGCCTGCTGCTGAAGGTCCACGGCGGCGCCGTGCCGCGTTCCAACATCGAGCTTGAGTTCAACAATCGCGCCCGCGCGCAGTTGCCCGAGAAACGCGCCATCGCCGCCGCCGCCATCCGGTTCCTGCGCCCGCAGACGGTGGTGTTTTTCGACGCGGGCACGTCCGTGCTCGAGGTGGCGCGCGCGGTGCCGCGCGACCTCGCGTTTACCGCCGTGACCCACAGTCCGCTGGCCGCCGCCGCGCTGGCCGACCTGCCGTCGGTCGAGGTGCATCTCATCGGCGGAATGATCCTCAAGCGCGGCATCGTCGCCACCGGGCCGGACACGATTGACGGCTACCGGAAAATCCGCGCCGACATCGGTTTTTTCGGCGTCGCGTGCATCGACGTGGAGGCGGGCATGACCGATCCGTCGCACGAGGAGGCGGCGGTGAAGGCGGCGATGATCGAAAACACCGCCACCACGGTGATCCTCGCCGTCTCGGACAAGCTCGGCAAGGTCTCAAACTTCGTCACCGCGCCCACCGCGACCTTCGATCACTTGGTGACGGACGCCGGCGCGCCCGAATCCGTGCTCGCCGCCTGGCGCGCCGCCGGCGTGGACGTGCTCGTGGCGGGGGCGCCCGGCAGCGGCAGCAGATCGTAGTGGCGCGGAACCAGATTTTTTTAACCGCGAAGGACGCAAAGAGCGCGAAGAAGATCATGATTGCCCTTCGCGTTCTTCGCGTCCTTTGCGGTTAATTCCGCTTTGTTAACCGAGTTTACGCGGACGGCCCGAGGGGATTGCGTGGCATGGGCGTCCCCGCCCATGCGTCCGGGGGGTTGCGGCGCGGAGCGCCGTCCACGGGCGGGGACGCCCGTGCCACACGACCCGCCCCGCCTCGGCTCACCGCGCGATGTCGCGCTGGCCGAGAATGGTGTGACCGCAAAGGAACAGGCAGCGCGCGGCCTCCTCGGGATATTCCACGTGCAGCGCCAGCGCGGATTTTTCGCCGGGACGTTTTATGAAACTATACAGGTAGTGGATGTTGATCTCCGCCTCGAAGAGCGCGGCGAGGATTTTGCCGAGGTCGGCCTCGCTCGCGATGCTCACCACCAGCACGTCGTTTTCCGTGTAAGGAAAATCATTGTTGATCATCAGCTCCCGAGCGCGGTCGGGATCGTCGACCACGATGCGCAGGATGGTGCTGTGCGTGGTGTCGAGCGCGGTGACGGCGACGATGTGGACGTCGT
This genomic stretch from Termitidicoccus mucosus harbors:
- a CDS encoding 6-phosphofructokinase — encoded protein: MAELVGNVLVGQSGGPTAVINASIAGVVSEALNHECIEEIYGSLNGVLGILNEEFVDLASESQQTIRGLRHTPGAALGTCRYKLKKIQDFERVLEVFKAHNIRYFFYAGGNDSQDTADKISKLAQEQGYDLRVIGIPKTIDNDLPVTDHCPGYGSVIKYICTTVREVACDNEAMGQGDLVQIVEVMGRNAGWIAAGAALAKRRDHPHDPPHLIYLPEVAFTTEKFVADVQRVLKREKYCLIVVGEGLVDPDGNYISADDKTDAFGHAQLGGAAEYLQSLVEQNLPGVKARTVKLGMAQRAAAHAGSKADADEGFLAGQAAVKAAVLEAETDKMVTLVRGDTDHYSCETGLAPLADIANGVKKLPREWINEDGVSMSHQFVRYAQPLIQGETAVPHENGLPVYAKLDKVRVDKLLTPYEV
- a CDS encoding prepilin peptidase, producing the protein MSSLYSTLSTSMPWFFPAAVFLFGACVGSFLNVCIYRIPAGQSVVRPGSHCACGKPIAWFDNIPILSWFILRGRARCCGRPYSFRYPAIEALTALLFLACWLLFPPAKALCGMLFVSALICATFIDLDHFEIPDVFTIGLGVAGVILACAVPSLHGQAHEIFIVAALRSGVIALKGLLIGSALILWIALIAEAVLRKEAMGFGDVKFLGAIGAFCGWQGAVVAIFGGALLGSAWFVLALAWGKIRGRKVQVKALEPGDEPAEIGMGAHVPYGPMLAAGALLYFLVLHRWVDLYFEQIGALL
- the purB gene encoding adenylosuccinate lyase, coding for MTKKKSAAVDNNNNRSAGIPARVVADKFRAEREACHVRAPVSSDAATIPNVLAERYASPALKAVWSPAGRIGIERDFWIAVMKAQRDLGVAIPAQAIADYERVKGDINLARIAERERLTLHDVKARIEEFSGLAGHECIHLGLTSRDLTENVEQLQVHRSLGVVRMKAAAALLALAKQARAHRALMLTGRTHNVPAQPTTLGKRLAMFGQELLAAFTRIDELAARYPVRGLKGAVGTQLDQLTLLGGSAAKVARLEARVVKHLGFKTPLFAVGQVYPRSLDFEVVSALHQLAAAAASFATTLRLMAGQGLLTEGFQKGQVGSSAMPHKVNARNCERICGFATILSGYVTMTGALAGHQWNEGDVSCSVVRRVALPDAFFAIDGLLETYLTVLRQMEIFPAAIAAENTRNLPFLATTTILMEAVKAGAGRETAHEAIKEHALAAAKAMRSGGDADLVGRLAGDARLKLTRAKLEAILSEGSRFVGAAPQQVDMFVAEARRAAAKVKGAAGYQPGRLL
- a CDS encoding HAD-IIB family hydrolase, with the translated sequence MKQAKSGKFRLAAIDLDGTLLGPDSRIGDENRRAVARLQAAGVEVVPASGRHHHTIRPYAESLGGIRWLVSAQGGEVSDLARGRVLEQRFLAAEHAREALALGRAWGFAVVVYSDNDVFACKLESEGPALRHYEELAGRRVVRVDEAGLLERKIFKLVWDAEPEAIDRAFAAPSLARTHATKVRTSARMLEFVPPEATKGAAMASLAAHLGVDAADALGFGDGDNDVPLFQWAGVSVAMPHGTPDARAAATFAAPEGPPESAFARGVDELFRRFPKRFG
- a CDS encoding DeoR/GlpR family DNA-binding transcription regulator, whose translation is MLTQERHAFIMEKLVTAGRVLSSELSGELGVSEDTIRRDLRQLSASGLLLKVHGGAVPRSNIELEFNNRARAQLPEKRAIAAAAIRFLRPQTVVFFDAGTSVLEVARAVPRDLAFTAVTHSPLAAAALADLPSVEVHLIGGMILKRGIVATGPDTIDGYRKIRADIGFFGVACIDVEAGMTDPSHEEAAVKAAMIENTATTVILAVSDKLGKVSNFVTAPTATFDHLVTDAGAPESVLAAWRAAGVDVLVAGAPGSGSRS
- a CDS encoding acetolactate synthase, yielding MSAEITSYSSDPVRQFSIFTENRIGRLHDLAALFAEHDVHIVAVTALDTTHSTILRIVVDDPDRARELMINNDFPYTENDVLVVSIASEADLGKILAALFEAEINIHYLYSFIKRPGEKSALALHVEYPEEAARCLFLCGHTILGQRDIAR